The following are encoded together in the Bradyrhizobium genosp. L genome:
- a CDS encoding lysophospholipid acyltransferase family protein, whose protein sequence is MTSIFLRSLIFNVLFYLVLVLLCIVALPTLLLPRSALMALEAAWASTSLFLMRVVCNIRIEFRGLEKIPQGPLIIASKHQSFWETFALVRFFAHPLFILKRELIMIPVFGWYLKKAGMISVERGGGPRSLIKTLKRAAAEVKLGRQLVIFPEGTRTAPGAPPAYKAGVAQIYAESGVPCLPIALNSGLFWPRRTFMRYPGTLVVEFLDPLPPGLPRDEFMARLRDAIETATTRIVDDARAEQARLFGGVPSPAKG, encoded by the coding sequence ATGACGTCGATCTTCCTGCGCTCGCTGATCTTCAACGTGCTGTTCTATCTGGTGCTGGTGCTGCTTTGCATCGTCGCGCTGCCGACGCTGCTGCTGCCGCGGAGCGCGCTGATGGCGCTGGAAGCGGCGTGGGCCAGCACCAGCCTGTTCCTGATGCGCGTGGTCTGCAACATCCGGATCGAATTCCGCGGCCTCGAAAAGATTCCGCAGGGCCCGCTGATCATCGCCTCCAAGCATCAGTCGTTCTGGGAGACTTTCGCGCTGGTGCGCTTCTTTGCGCACCCGCTGTTCATCCTCAAGCGCGAGCTGATCATGATCCCGGTGTTCGGCTGGTACCTGAAAAAGGCCGGCATGATCTCGGTCGAGCGCGGCGGCGGCCCGCGCTCGCTGATCAAGACGCTGAAGCGCGCCGCGGCCGAGGTGAAGCTCGGCCGCCAGCTCGTGATCTTTCCGGAAGGCACCCGTACCGCGCCCGGTGCGCCGCCTGCCTACAAGGCCGGCGTCGCGCAGATCTATGCCGAGAGCGGCGTGCCGTGCCTGCCGATCGCGCTCAATTCCGGCCTGTTCTGGCCGCGCCGCACCTTCATGCGTTATCCCGGCACGCTGGTGGTCGAATTTCTCGATCCGCTGCCGCCGGGCCTGCCGCGCGACGAGTTCATGGCCCGCCTGCGCGATGCGATCGAGACCGCGACGACCCGCATCGTCGATGATGCGCGTGCAGAGCAGGCGCGATTGTTCGGCGGCGTGCCGAGCCCGGCCAAGGGCTGA